The DNA segment ATTCAACTTTAAATAATGATGACGTGGAATATATTATGAAATTCTCCGCGGAAGATATAAACGATAGCCTTGATATCATTCGCTCCGGACCAGGATGGGATACGGCGACGGGTTACGGTGTTATTAATATGTATCACGCATTTCGTATTACTCGAAAGCCAAATGTTCTTAAGCGAGCTTCAATTGCCAATCCGACCCAAAACACGCATAAATTAACTACGATAACCAAGATGTTCGGGATCCCCGGTTTGACAAACGGCGGTTCCTATGTAGTGGGCCAATATGAAGTCACCAAAGCTTTAATGTTTGACCACCCTTTTTATTCAAATCCTTACGTATGGGGAAGAAATCTGGGTACTAAAGGTTACTCACCAGAACTACCATTATTCAACATCGGGTATTGTGATGTGGTGCCGGGATCTATCACCAATTATGGCTGCGTTCTGCGCACATATGTGTATGATGTCCATATAGATGGAATGCCTTTAGGATGGTGGCCATGTCATCCCGATAATGTAGTATTTGCGTATTCCACTCTTGGTGAATACCAAGTTCTCCAACCACCATTTATTAATGCTACGGGCGATAACTATTGTCAGGCAATAAGGCTTTATTTCCAGGATCCCAACCCATATGAGGAAGGATGGATAGTGGAAAGAAAGGACGCAACAACGCAAATATGGCACGTTATTGATACTATCCCGAACAATACAGCCGACAACTGCACCTATTTTGATTATTATCCGGTCGGAGGTGAGACCTATACTTATCGGGTAAAACCGTACACTGTAAATCAGCAGAACGCCCCGTACTCTGCCGAAACTATTGTAATTGCTAGACCCAGATATCCGCAGAGTATCACGGCATTTGTAAGCGATTACAGGAATCCGGTGCCGGTATATGGGGGGTGCGGCGAGGGCTTGCTCGGCCTGAGTAATTTAAATATGGAATTTTCAATGATGTCCATAGAACCGCCGCCTGAGGATTCAATTATCGATCCCGGCGATCCAGGTCCGTGTCCGGGTCTTCTTGGAAATGATATTACGTTTCAATGGTCGCCTGATCCGGCGCAAAAATATCCCATTGTGCAGTATATCGTTAAGAAGTCAATTCCACCCGGTTATGGGGGAACGATTTACGAACCCGGCTTTGATACATGTCTTTATATATGTCCCAATCAGAAAAATACACTATTTGAATTGGCGGTATATGCCATTTCATCAGCGGGAGATACATCATTAGCAACTTCCCGACAAGTCTGCACGGGTGGGGTCAGTACTTGTCCCGACAATCCTCAGAAAATGTCGACCGATTCTATGGCAGCACCTTCTTATATGAATTGCCTTATGGCCAATCGGCCGAACCCTTTTAATCTTTCCACTGAAATAAGATTCAGCCTTGAAAAACGAAGCCATGTCGTTCTTAATATTTATGATATTTTGGGGCGAAAGGTTAGAACGGTAATTGATGCCGATTATGAGGCGGGAATTCATGGAGCGATATGGGATGGAAGCGATGACGGGGGTAAACCTGTTGCAAGCGGCATTTATTTGTATAAAATCAGCGCGGGGTCTTATACCGCAACCAAGAAGATGGTGATGCTGAAATAAATTTGCTCAATCAGGGCCTTTTGCTCTTCTTTCATAATATATTTTCAGCGAATTTACCGGCAGGTATGTAAAACGCTGCCACATGACAGGTATGGGTCTGTCGAAGGCCGGGCCGCGCACGGAATCATTATCGCCACGTGCATTTTCGATATCAATTCGATGTGCCTTGGTCAAAGAGGCCAATAGGTACGAGTAGGTCTATAAATATGTTATTTCATGATCAAATGCGGATCGGTCTTTGCACCGATAAATTACAGCGCAATTTTGCGTCAAAACATTGCTGTAATATGCACTTGTTCAATCGGATAAGAGAAAAGAGGCAAAAAATGGGGCCCCCTTTTGTATCAGAAAGCGAAGCCAAATTCCACGTATCGCGATACTGTTCATGCGATTACAGCGAAATTCAGGCCATTTCATTTTATCCTTCATGTTGCAGAATAAGAGGTTACAGGGCGGACGAAGAGGGCAGGCGCGAGACCTGCCCCTACAAATCAAGATGTCGAAACCCCTCGTCCGGCTGGCGCCGGACTCAGAGGATTTCGACCTACAAATTATATGAGGGTAGTTTTTTATGAAATCTAAAACACCGAGAATTTGAAATACTTGCGGGGATTTTTCTCGATATCGGTCACCAGATTGTTCACCCGTGTCACCAGATTCCGGATCTCAACATAAAGGGAATCATCGTTAACCAGCCCCCCGGCGGTCCCTTCACCGCGGTTGATTTTCGCGAGGATAGAATCGATTCGTCCCGCCGACGACCGGAGATTATCATACAACTCCGGATTGCGGATAAATTTGCCGGCGGTGCCGGTCCCGGAATTGACCTGCGCCGTAATCGTATCGACATTGCGGGCGACACTCTTGATGGACGAAGTCAGTTCCTTCTG comes from the Candidatus Zixiibacteriota bacterium genome and includes:
- a CDS encoding putative Thermitase (Evidence 3 : Putative function from multiple computational evidences; Product type e : enzyme); the protein is MSLKGTFLRYALSFSLLFTYGISRAERIIIYFQPDVISSDTSQSLYKRGAFGINSAEVNSFLGANNINLIRCVGDNLPHRPSQLGTDGNTITFADYSTIFVAEYNEGPIETILAALDSVPGVVYAESNENRFTPCAIYPNDYQFQIGQQFFLHDYYPNDDCHYRSDIEASEGWIYSRGRPIKIGIFDQGVFGQHEDLLGKVTGDPPIHQDSIHGTMMAGIIAANTDNEVGIAGINWYGRIVSKAILDGRPFDEIAANLVDAADEGCRVFNFSIKKDPPLPALFRMAMVDAYNRNNIMVSAIGNYTGNTLYYPAGFKTGNITVGGSNSCKGRWKTDGGSNYGDHIDLAAPADYSPAPNNIYNSYAGANATSMAAAYVSGTASLLLSYDSTLNNDDVEYIMKFSAEDINDSLDIIRSGPGWDTATGYGVINMYHAFRITRKPNVLKRASIANPTQNTHKLTTITKMFGIPGLTNGGSYVVGQYEVTKALMFDHPFYSNPYVWGRNLGTKGYSPELPLFNIGYCDVVPGSITNYGCVLRTYVYDVHIDGMPLGWWPCHPDNVVFAYSTLGEYQVLQPPFINATGDNYCQAIRLYFQDPNPYEEGWIVERKDATTQIWHVIDTIPNNTADNCTYFDYYPVGGETYTYRVKPYTVNQQNAPYSAETIVIARPRYPQSITAFVSDYRNPVPVYGGCGEGLLGLSNLNMEFSMMSIEPPPEDSIIDPGDPGPCPGLLGNDITFQWSPDPAQKYPIVQYIVKKSIPPGYGGTIYEPGFDTCLYICPNQKNTLFELAVYAISSAGDTSLATSRQVCTGGVSTCPDNPQKMSTDSMAAPSYMNCLMANRPNPFNLSTEIRFSLEKRSHVVLNIYDILGRKVRTVIDADYEAGIHGAIWDGSDDGGKPVASGIYLYKISAGSYTATKKMVMLK
- a CDS encoding hypothetical protein (Evidence 5 : Unknown function), translated to MASLTKAHRIDIENARGDNDSVRGPAFDRPIPVMWQRFTYLPVNSLKIYYERRAKGPD